In Apium graveolens cultivar Ventura chromosome 10, ASM990537v1, whole genome shotgun sequence, the following are encoded in one genomic region:
- the LOC141691571 gene encoding uncharacterized protein LOC141691571, producing the protein MRYRSNIRYLRSVTPIDTATTSSSSLGIYLTPFLHSHSLHINPNHPKKPFIASLSNPNAQLQQLLYEKSKVGFDKLDDALFVFDKMLKMKPLLPAMQFSQLLAGLVRMKEYSVGVSMFRDMCVLCVPVNICTYNTVINCCCHLNRLDYAFSLLGGIIKRGFVPNVVTYSTLIKGLLSQDRPVEAEHLFKKLILFNEVQPNVVTYSIIIDGLCKTSNTLKAVKLFRNMGKKGCIPNTVTYSTLIDALCKDRHVDHALSLLSAMNHKGISPDVVTYNSLIQGLCNFGRWEDAIQLLGEMNARNIPPDLHTYNILIDACCKEGKVKDAESVMELMIQRGQYTDVVTYSSLMDGYCLRGEIDEALEVLKTMRGKGILPNSRTYNILINGCCKKMEVDRAIDLLKQMPLEGLVPTIETFNTILQGFFYTGRVVEARKFLQERMLNEGCKLNIVTCRIILHGLCENHLVGEALSFFHTMECAGIHPDIIIYTILIDGLSKDGRLEKARTLFESLPSKGLRPDVKAYTVMIGAFCREGFLDEANVLFAKMKDSICLPDGATYNTLIRGSFCNMKYSEASALIDEMRARGFSIDASTVSMLLVLLESKDQDPALLALRKKYLT; encoded by the coding sequence ATGAGATACAGATCAAACATTCGATACTTACGATCTGTAACACCTATAGATACAGCCACAACATCATCATCATCCTTAGGTATTTATCTTACGCCCTTTCTTCATTCACATTCTCTTCACATTAACCCTAATCATCCCAAAAAACCCTTTATTGCTTCTTTATCAAACCCTAATGCTCAATTACAGCAATTACTTTACGAGAAATCAAAGGTTGGTTTCGATAAGCTCGATGATGCTCTCTTTGTGTTCGATAAAATGCTCAAAATGAAGCCTCTGCTTCCTGCTATGCAATTCAGTCAGCTCTTAGCGGGCCTTGTTCGAATGAAAGAGTACTCTGTAGGTGTCTCTATGTTTAGAGATATGTGCGTTTTATGCGTTCCCGTTAATATATGCACCTATAATACTGTAATCAACTGTTGCTGTCACCTGAATAGACTTGATTACGCCTTTTCGTTGTTGGGCGGAATCATTAAGCGTGGTTTTGTCCCAAATGTTGTCACCTACAGCACTCTTATCAAGGGCCTTCTATCTCAAGACAGGCCTGTTGAGGCTGAACATTTGTTTAAGAAGCTTATTTTATTCAATGAGGTTCAACCCAATGTAGTAACCTATAGCATTATCATCGACGGTCTATGCAAAACTTCAAATACTTTAAAGGCTGTCAAGTTGTTTAGAAATATGGGGAAGAAAGGTTGTATTCCCAATACAGTGACTTATTCCACCCTTATTGATGCTTTATGCAAAGACCGACATGTTGATCATGCATTGAGTCTTCTTTCTGCAATGAACCATAAAGGCATTTCACCGGATGTTGTAACCTATAATTCATTAATTCAAGGTCTCTGCAACTTTGGTCGATGGGAAGATGCAATTCAATTGCTGGGAGAGATGAATGCCAGGAATATCCCTCCAGATTTGCATACTTACAATATATTGATAGATGCATGTTGCAAAGAAGGAAAGGTTAAAGATGCGGAATCTGTGATGGAATTGATGATTCAAAGAGGCCAATATACTGATGTAGTCACGTATAGTTCACTGATGGATGGATATTGCTTGCGTGGAGAAATTGATGAAGCATTAGAGGTGCTCAAAACCATGAGGGGAAAGGGTATATTGCCCAATTCTCGTACCTACAATattttgataaatggttgttgtAAAAAGATGGAAGTAGACAGAGCAATTGATCTACTTAAACAAATGCCCCTTGAAGGTTTGGTACCAACAATTGAAACTTTCAATACTATTTTGCAAGGTTTTTTTTATACCGGTAGAGTTGTTGAAGCACGAAAGTTTCTTCAGGAGAGGATGCTAAACGAAGGTTGTAAACTGAATATTGTGACATGTAGGATCATATTGCATGGTCTTTGCGAGAACCATCTTGTTGGTGAAGCACTCTCTTTCTTTCACACAATGGAATGCGCTGGTATACATCCAGATATAATTATTTACACTATTCTGATTGACGGATTGAGCAAAGATGGACGTCTAGAAAAGGCAAGAACCCTTTTTGAAAGCCTTCCTTCGAAAGGTTTAAGACCTGATGTCAAAGCGTATACCGTCATGATCGGAGCATTTTGTCGAGAAGGGTTTCTCGATGAGGCGAATGTACTATTTGCGAAAATGAAAGATAGTATTTGCTTGCCTGATGGTGCTACCTACAACACACTTATTCGCGGCAGTTTTTGCAACATGAAGTACAGTGAGGCAAGTGCACTCATAGATGAGATGCGTGCTCGCGGCTTCTCAATAGATGCATCTACTGTGTCCATGTTACTAGTCTTACTTGAATCAAAAGATCAGGATCCTGCTCTTCTTGCTTTGCGTAAGAAGTACTTGACGTAG